One window from the genome of Pyrobaculum ferrireducens encodes:
- the trpA gene encoding tryptophan synthase subunit alpha, which produces MLRRPGLGVYLVAGWPNREIYGRVVKELGGVVDFYELGVPTRNPKYDGPYIRKAHREVETPTWLRPEVPTYAMAYWEDYRANPTKLFNLAAEVGARGVLTPDLLIDFHEDFDTYIKLCREFGLAPVFFVPGKFPHKLVERLAAAEPDFIYLGLYAATGIELPVYVERNVRIIRQLVGDVYIVAGFAVDAPAKAARLVEAGADGVVVGTAFMRRLQKSPEEALAFLREIKVALR; this is translated from the coding sequence ATGTTGCGCAGACCCGGCCTCGGGGTGTACCTCGTCGCGGGCTGGCCCAACAGAGAGATCTACGGGAGGGTGGTGAAGGAGCTTGGCGGCGTTGTAGACTTCTACGAGCTAGGCGTTCCCACCCGAAACCCCAAGTATGACGGCCCCTACATCAGAAAGGCCCATAGAGAGGTGGAGACCCCTACGTGGCTGAGGCCTGAGGTGCCGACCTACGCCATGGCGTACTGGGAAGACTACCGAGCCAACCCCACGAAGCTCTTCAACCTGGCGGCCGAGGTGGGCGCCAGGGGGGTGCTGACCCCCGACCTGCTGATAGACTTCCACGAGGACTTCGATACTTACATAAAGCTGTGCAGAGAGTTCGGACTCGCCCCGGTGTTCTTCGTGCCGGGGAAGTTCCCGCACAAACTGGTGGAGAGGCTCGCCGCCGCGGAGCCCGACTTCATATACCTCGGCCTCTACGCAGCCACAGGGATCGAGCTCCCCGTCTATGTTGAGAGGAACGTCAGGATAATCCGCCAGCTGGTGGGCGACGTCTACATCGTGGCTGGCTTCGCCGTGGACGCCCCCGCTAAGGCGGCTAGGCTTGTGGAGGCCGGGGCGGACGGCGTTGTTGTAGGCACAGCCTTCATGAGGCGTTTGCAGAAAAGCCCAGAGGAGGCCCTGGCCTTCCTCCGCGAGATCAAGGTAGCGCTTAGATGA
- a CDS encoding chorismate-binding protein, which yields MRKVPLSKLPPPRELAGGLYWDGEEFVALLESGTGYAERSRFSLVAWGISREYVSWGADVYDVTYRAYRELERFASPFGGDVVIGAVSYDASAYVEPILLRYGKVDRSLPAAFFVKPAGWVLYDKLLGRAYVHGELPRLGRMGEEPLAVRGPVAGTDEASFKRWVGEARRRIEEGEIFQVVLSRYLDYAVAGDVFALYTSLASANPSPYMFFVRWRGLHLLGTSPELLVKVQGDRAETHPIAGTRPRGATEEEDLALEEDMLRDEKELAEHYMLVDLARNDLGRVCRPGTVKVDELFAVEKYSRVQHIVSRVSCVLERKFSPVDALFATHPAGTVSGAPKVRAMEIIAELEDSPRGFYAGSLGFFSPSLSEFAIVIRTAILRDGVLRIQAGAGVVYDSTPEREYRETEAKLRALREALGVWT from the coding sequence ATGAGGAAGGTCCCTCTGTCTAAGCTCCCCCCGCCTAGAGAGCTGGCCGGGGGGCTGTACTGGGATGGTGAGGAGTTCGTGGCCCTTCTGGAGTCGGGCACGGGATATGCTGAACGCAGCCGCTTTAGCCTAGTGGCGTGGGGAATTTCTAGAGAGTACGTATCATGGGGGGCCGACGTCTACGACGTGACGTACAGAGCTTATAGAGAGCTTGAGCGCTTCGCCTCTCCCTTTGGGGGCGACGTGGTGATCGGCGCCGTATCTTACGACGCGTCGGCGTATGTAGAGCCTATCCTCCTCCGCTACGGCAAGGTGGATAGGTCTCTGCCCGCGGCCTTCTTCGTGAAGCCGGCGGGGTGGGTGCTCTACGACAAGTTGCTTGGGCGGGCCTATGTCCACGGCGAATTGCCCCGGCTGGGGCGTATGGGGGAGGAGCCGCTTGCCGTGAGGGGCCCGGTGGCGGGTACAGACGAGGCTTCGTTTAAGAGGTGGGTTGGGGAGGCTAGGAGGAGGATTGAGGAGGGGGAGATTTTCCAGGTAGTGCTTTCTAGATATCTTGACTACGCCGTGGCTGGCGACGTCTTTGCGCTGTATACCTCCCTCGCCTCCGCCAACCCGTCGCCCTATATGTTCTTCGTGAGGTGGAGGGGGCTACACCTTCTGGGCACCTCGCCAGAGCTGTTGGTTAAGGTGCAGGGGGACAGGGCCGAGACGCACCCCATCGCCGGGACAAGGCCCCGGGGGGCCACTGAGGAGGAGGACTTGGCGCTGGAGGAGGACATGTTGAGAGACGAGAAGGAGCTGGCTGAGCACTACATGTTGGTGGACTTGGCGCGGAACGACCTCGGCCGGGTGTGCAGACCTGGGACTGTGAAGGTGGACGAGCTCTTCGCCGTCGAGAAGTACAGCAGGGTGCAGCACATAGTGTCTAGGGTGTCCTGCGTGCTTGAGAGGAAGTTCAGCCCTGTGGATGCCTTGTTCGCCACCCACCCGGCCGGCACAGTGTCGGGGGCGCCTAAGGTGAGGGCTATGGAGATAATAGCAGAGCTTGAAGACTCGCCGAGGGGGTTCTACGCAGGTTCGCTGGGCTTCTTCTCGCCTTCGCTATCGGAATTCGCCATTGTCATCAGAACCGCCATCCTCCGCGACGGAGTGTTGCGGATACAGGCGGGGGCCGGCGTTGTGTACGACTCCACCCCCGAGCGGGAGTATAGAGAGACCGAGGCAAAGCTGAGGGCGCTCCGCGAGGCGCTGGGGGTATGGACCTGA
- a CDS encoding 30S ribosomal protein S30e translates to MPSHGSLTKAGKVRNQTPKIPAKPRKNLTPRRRNIRNYKRRVLYATSQTSAAPEA, encoded by the coding sequence ATGCCATCTCACGGATCGCTGACAAAAGCCGGCAAGGTGAGGAACCAGACTCCGAAAATCCCGGCAAAGCCTAGGAAAAACCTCACGCCGAGGAGGAGAAATATTAGAAACTACAAGAGGAGGGTACTGTACGCCACGTCGCAAACCTCCGCCGCGCCAGAGGCCTAG
- a CDS encoding anion transporter → MTQDAVVAAVLILLVVGGMAARPLYPKLPTWSLMSLAAFIAVFIGPLSVDDVPHVVNFEVVLFLVGMFSIVALAELSGLLDAFAYWFISLFKTRLAIYVASSLLFGLLSAFAVNDTVALMGPPVAATIARAAGIEHRHMFLLLAFSLTTGSVMTPIGNPQNMLIAVESGIKAPFITFLQYLAVPTLINLVATPLLLFKILGIKNGRVEYSAVPLELIRNTRDAAVAAAALLGTVVAMVLNDLAALSGQPHIHNIGFIPFVAASFLYFFATSPREVLARVEWGTIVFFMTMFITMEAIWRGGVLQPFISAVLSAYQGGPSDILAIALISIALSQVLSNVPFVNLFATYLHHLGVEDPKAWAALAMASTIAGNLTLLGAASNIIILEVLETRFHSTITFAQFMKYGALVTALDLTVYLPFLLI, encoded by the coding sequence GTGACCCAAGACGCCGTGGTGGCGGCGGTGCTTATACTCCTCGTGGTGGGGGGCATGGCGGCTAGGCCCCTCTACCCCAAGTTGCCCACGTGGTCCCTCATGTCGCTAGCCGCCTTTATAGCTGTGTTCATAGGCCCGCTGTCTGTAGACGACGTGCCGCACGTGGTGAATTTCGAGGTGGTGCTCTTCCTAGTGGGGATGTTTTCAATAGTTGCCCTGGCGGAGCTAAGCGGGTTGCTAGACGCATTCGCCTACTGGTTCATATCTCTGTTCAAGACCAGGTTGGCTATATACGTGGCGTCGTCCCTCCTCTTCGGCCTCCTCTCGGCCTTCGCGGTTAACGACACGGTGGCCCTTATGGGTCCCCCGGTGGCGGCTACTATTGCACGAGCGGCGGGGATCGAACACCGCCACATGTTTCTACTACTCGCCTTCTCCCTCACCACCGGCTCGGTGATGACGCCGATTGGAAACCCCCAGAATATGTTGATCGCCGTGGAGTCCGGGATCAAGGCCCCCTTCATAACCTTCCTCCAGTACCTAGCCGTGCCCACCCTGATAAACCTAGTGGCCACCCCACTACTCCTCTTCAAAATCCTCGGTATTAAAAACGGGAGGGTGGAGTACTCGGCCGTGCCGCTGGAGTTGATACGAAACACCCGCGACGCCGCGGTGGCGGCCGCGGCTCTGCTGGGCACGGTGGTTGCCATGGTTCTGAACGACCTAGCCGCGCTGTCGGGACAGCCACATATCCACAACATAGGCTTCATACCGTTCGTTGCCGCGTCTTTCCTCTACTTCTTCGCCACGTCCCCCCGGGAGGTCCTCGCCCGGGTGGAGTGGGGTACCATAGTCTTCTTCATGACGATGTTTATCACAATGGAAGCCATATGGCGCGGCGGCGTACTCCAGCCGTTTATATCAGCCGTCCTCTCCGCCTACCAAGGCGGGCCCAGCGACATACTAGCCATAGCCCTCATATCAATAGCCCTGAGCCAAGTCCTCAGCAACGTCCCCTTTGTAAACCTCTTCGCCACTTACCTACACCATCTGGGGGTCGAGGACCCCAAGGCCTGGGCGGCCCTCGCCATGGCCTCCACCATAGCTGGCAACTTAACCCTTCTGGGCGCCGCCTCCAACATCATTATTCTCGAGGTTTTGGAGACGAGATTCCACTCCACCATAACCTTTGCCCAGTTTATGAAGTACGGGGCGCTCGTGACTGCTCTAGACCTGACGGTTTACCTCCCCTTCCTCCTCATCTAA
- a CDS encoding DUF401 family protein — protein sequence MLLPFLAAVLIIILGTLSRRLDVSVSLAVGSLVFGLSALGPQRLLQTTASAFNETMLYVVASLYFAMALGYLLKEDKERIASGLLSLGPRPAAFSIPATIGLLPMPGGAYISAVVADPLYEKMGLKNHEKTFINYYLRHIWIPTWPLFQGVLITSAILSVSVWQVVEWSWPASVFAVVSGLAVGLPLVRRVESPGRFRDLAALWPLATVAVLSFVVPLPLAVAAVYLAYLAVRRPDVDLVVGSLRYAATPRILAILVFSLIFAQYIKESNLSAEMAATLGGYSAAAVFAIPFAIGLATGVEFAFAGLAFPSIAPLIHGPMLALAFAGGFLGVMLSPAHSCLVLTREYYNADIALVYRLLARAAVVFTALSVVYYLFLIY from the coding sequence ATGCTCCTACCTTTTTTGGCGGCTGTACTCATAATTATACTGGGCACCCTGTCCCGCAGATTGGACGTATCTGTATCCCTCGCAGTTGGCTCTCTAGTGTTTGGCCTGTCCGCGCTCGGGCCGCAACGTCTCCTGCAGACCACCGCCAGCGCCTTCAACGAAACTATGCTCTACGTGGTGGCGTCTCTGTACTTCGCCATGGCTCTTGGCTACCTACTGAAGGAGGATAAGGAGCGAATCGCCAGCGGGTTGCTTTCCCTTGGGCCGAGGCCAGCGGCGTTCTCCATACCCGCCACCATCGGCCTTCTCCCCATGCCAGGCGGCGCCTACATAAGCGCCGTCGTGGCAGACCCGCTGTATGAAAAGATGGGTCTCAAAAACCACGAAAAGACCTTTATCAACTACTACCTACGCCATATCTGGATACCGACGTGGCCTTTATTCCAAGGGGTTTTAATCACCTCGGCGATCCTCTCGGTGTCGGTGTGGCAGGTGGTGGAGTGGTCTTGGCCGGCGTCGGTATTTGCCGTTGTGTCTGGGCTCGCCGTCGGGCTTCCGCTGGTGAGGAGAGTTGAGTCTCCGGGCCGGTTTAGGGATTTAGCCGCTCTGTGGCCTCTAGCCACCGTAGCCGTCTTGTCGTTCGTAGTGCCTCTCCCTCTGGCCGTGGCGGCGGTGTATCTGGCCTATCTGGCTGTGAGGAGGCCTGATGTCGACTTGGTGGTGGGCTCTCTTAGGTACGCGGCGACGCCGAGGATTCTGGCTATATTGGTGTTTTCGCTGATCTTCGCCCAGTACATAAAGGAGAGTAACCTAAGCGCCGAGATGGCGGCTACGCTCGGCGGCTACTCGGCGGCCGCGGTCTTCGCCATTCCGTTCGCCATAGGGCTGGCCACCGGTGTGGAGTTCGCCTTTGCCGGCCTCGCCTTTCCCTCCATCGCACCTCTTATCCACGGACCTATGTTGGCGCTGGCGTTCGCCGGGGGTTTCCTCGGCGTCATGCTGAGCCCCGCACATTCATGTCTAGTTTTGACCCGT
- a CDS encoding aminodeoxychorismate/anthranilate synthase component II: MDLTLIVDNYDSFVYNIAHYVAEAGSRPIVLRNDEVSVKLVERIRPDRIIISPGPGHPENPRDVGASPDIVREFSGRVPILGVCMGHQIIGVVFGAKVRRARTIKHGKTSEVRHYGGVLYLGVPEVFKAMRYHSLVIDDPPAVLKVEAVSLDDGEIMGIRHVEHPTFGVQFHPESIGTPHGLRIIKNFIDLA; encoded by the coding sequence ATGGACCTGACACTCATCGTCGACAACTACGACAGCTTTGTCTACAACATCGCCCACTACGTAGCCGAGGCTGGTAGCAGGCCGATCGTCCTGCGCAATGACGAGGTGTCTGTGAAGCTCGTGGAGAGGATTAGGCCGGATAGGATAATTATATCGCCTGGGCCGGGCCACCCGGAGAATCCCAGAGACGTGGGAGCGTCGCCGGACATCGTCCGGGAGTTCTCCGGCAGGGTGCCCATACTCGGCGTATGTATGGGGCATCAAATCATCGGCGTGGTGTTCGGCGCGAAGGTGCGGAGAGCCCGCACGATTAAACACGGCAAGACGAGCGAGGTGCGACACTACGGGGGGGTGCTGTACCTAGGGGTGCCCGAGGTCTTCAAGGCGATGAGATACCACAGCCTCGTAATCGACGACCCACCTGCCGTGCTGAAGGTGGAGGCCGTCTCGCTGGATGACGGGGAGATAATGGGCATTAGACATGTGGAGCACCCCACATTCGGCGTTCAGTTCCACCCCGAGTCCATAGGCACCCCCCACGGGCTGAGAATTATAAAAAACTTCATCGACCTGGCGTGA
- the tsaA gene encoding tRNA (N6-threonylcarbamoyladenosine(37)-N6)-methyltransferase TrmO — protein MECFEPIGYVRHRYSDEEVRSRRFVDAVVEVLPQFEEGLAGIEEFSHVIIVAWLHKFRGRPLKVRPKRVEDAPEVGVFATDSPDRPNPIGITIARLVRREGRLLHLDGVDLFDGTPVLDIKALSPRRCPAEVSAPWWAD, from the coding sequence ATGGAGTGTTTCGAGCCGATTGGATACGTAAGGCATAGGTACAGCGACGAGGAGGTGAGGAGCAGGAGGTTTGTAGACGCCGTGGTTGAGGTTCTGCCGCAGTTCGAAGAGGGGCTGGCAGGTATTGAGGAGTTCAGCCACGTCATAATCGTGGCATGGCTCCACAAATTTAGAGGCCGCCCCCTCAAGGTGAGACCCAAGCGGGTGGAGGACGCGCCTGAGGTGGGGGTCTTCGCCACCGACAGCCCAGACAGGCCTAACCCCATAGGCATCACCATAGCCCGCTTGGTAAGGCGCGAGGGCAGGCTTCTACACTTAGACGGCGTTGATCTCTTCGACGGCACCCCCGTCCTCGACATAAAGGCGCTGTCGCCCAGGAGGTGCCCCGCGGAGGTGTCCGCCCCCTGGTGGGCTGATTGA